Proteins encoded in a region of the Streptomyces sp. NBC_00513 genome:
- a CDS encoding ABC transporter permease, with product MSAGTFTPDPGAAPLSHMIRAQTALETRMLLRNGEQLLLTVIIPALLLVLFSAVDVVDTGDGKAVDFLAPGVLALAVMSTAFTGQAIATGFDRRYGVLKRLGASPLPRRALMAAKTLSVLVTEVLQVALLTVIALALGWSPHGNPLSVAALILLGTAAFSGLGLLMAGTLKAEMTLAAANLVFLLLLVGGGVIVPLDKFPDAVRSVLELLPISALSDGLREVLQHGASMPWGDAAILFGWAVLGLGAAARFFRWE from the coding sequence ATGAGCGCCGGTACGTTCACCCCCGACCCGGGGGCCGCTCCCCTGTCCCACATGATCCGGGCGCAGACCGCGCTGGAGACCCGGATGCTGCTGCGCAACGGGGAGCAGCTCCTGCTCACCGTGATCATTCCGGCGCTGCTGCTGGTGCTCTTCTCCGCCGTGGACGTCGTGGACACCGGCGACGGCAAGGCCGTGGACTTCCTGGCGCCCGGCGTCCTCGCCCTCGCGGTGATGTCCACCGCCTTCACCGGCCAGGCCATCGCCACCGGTTTCGACCGTCGCTACGGGGTCCTCAAGCGGCTCGGGGCCTCCCCGCTGCCGCGCCGGGCCCTGATGGCTGCCAAGACCCTGTCCGTCCTGGTCACCGAGGTGCTCCAGGTCGCCCTGCTGACGGTGATCGCCCTCGCGCTGGGTTGGTCCCCGCACGGGAACCCGCTGTCGGTCGCGGCGCTGATCCTGCTCGGCACCGCGGCCTTCTCGGGGCTGGGCCTGCTGATGGCGGGCACCCTCAAGGCCGAGATGACCCTGGCCGCCGCCAACCTCGTCTTCCTGCTGCTGCTGGTCGGCGGCGGGGTGATCGTGCCGCTGGACAAGTTCCCCGACGCCGTGCGCTCCGTACTCGAACTGCTGCCGATCTCGGCCCTGTCCGACGGGCTGCGCGAGGTGCTCCAACACGGGGCCTCGATGCCCTGGGGCGACGCCGCGATCCTGTTCGGCTGGGCGGTGCTGGGGCTGGGCGCCGCCGCGCGGTTCTTCCGCTGGGAGTGA
- a CDS encoding heme A synthase, with translation MGAVLTPLSFIAGRWTPSPRTVRRAALAALVMSVVIVVTGGAVRLTGSGLGCDTWPKCTDESLIVTREQGFHGAIEFGNRMLTYVLCAAVGWAIVAARSTKPWRRSLSRMGWLQFAIVMGNAVLGGITVLTGLNPYSVAGHFLLATSLITVTTITWQRAAEGDSPARPRVPAPVRRLSWTLIATTLVLIAAGTVVTGSGPHAGDSSEIKRMPFDWAATAHVHAIAAWVVCALAVAMWLVLRVVDAPVDTRARARDLLIVLLAQGAIGYVQFFTQVPEALVAAHMLGSCLVWIAVLRVALSLRERPAGKAGIPAQGDPLLATV, from the coding sequence ATAGGGGCCGTGTTGACCCCTCTCTCCTTCATCGCCGGCCGCTGGACCCCGTCACCCCGGACCGTCCGGCGGGCCGCGCTCGCCGCGCTCGTCATGAGCGTGGTCATCGTCGTCACCGGCGGCGCGGTGCGACTGACCGGATCCGGTCTCGGCTGCGACACCTGGCCCAAGTGCACCGACGAAAGCCTGATCGTCACCCGGGAACAGGGCTTCCACGGGGCGATCGAGTTCGGCAACCGCATGCTGACGTACGTGCTCTGCGCCGCCGTCGGCTGGGCCATCGTCGCCGCCCGTTCGACGAAGCCGTGGCGGCGTTCCCTGTCCCGGATGGGCTGGCTCCAGTTCGCCATCGTGATGGGCAACGCCGTGCTCGGCGGCATCACCGTCCTGACGGGGCTCAACCCGTACAGCGTGGCCGGGCACTTCCTGCTCGCCACCTCGCTGATCACGGTGACGACGATCACCTGGCAGCGCGCGGCCGAGGGCGACTCCCCGGCCCGGCCCCGGGTGCCCGCACCCGTGCGCAGGCTCTCCTGGACGCTGATCGCCACCACCCTGGTCCTGATCGCCGCCGGCACGGTGGTCACCGGGTCCGGTCCGCACGCGGGTGACAGCAGCGAGATCAAGCGGATGCCGTTCGACTGGGCGGCCACGGCCCACGTGCACGCCATCGCCGCCTGGGTGGTGTGCGCGCTCGCCGTCGCGATGTGGCTGGTGCTGCGCGTGGTCGACGCCCCCGTCGACACCCGGGCGCGCGCCCGGGACCTGCTGATCGTGCTGCTCGCCCAGGGCGCCATCGGCTACGTGCAGTTCTTCACCCAGGTGCCCGAGGCCCTGGTCGCCGCCCACATGCTGGGCTCGTGCCTGGTGTGGATCGCGGTGCTCCGCGTCGCGCTGAGCCTGCGCGAGCGGCCTGCCGGCAAGGCCGGGATCCCGGCCCAGGGCGACCCGCTGCTCGCGACCGTCTGA
- a CDS encoding amidohydrolase family protein, with protein MIETPPLVDQYCQGVLRTELGLGTFEAHLISSAGPPAAGTTFFDTQTGFAVRRWCPPLLGLEPHCTPARYLARRRELGVVEAGKRLLRGSRVAAYLVDTGVPGDLTGPKELSLAGDAETFEIVRLELLAEQVADTSGTVTAFLSNLVEALQHAAAGAAAFSCGAAAGYPAVLAFAPEPPGPGEVHGAAGRWLARRAKGEAVRDPVLLRHLLWSAVASGLPIQLHTGAGEPAEYPGRADPALLTDFVRATAGLGTRLVLLGGYPYHRHSARLASAFPHVYADLGAVLSQTGARAATVLAELLETAPFGKLMFSSGGRRLPELHAVGALVFRQAIQDVLGGWVADGSWSRRDADRVAAMIAAGNARRVYRLDERA; from the coding sequence ATGATCGAAACGCCGCCCCTGGTGGACCAGTACTGCCAGGGAGTGCTCCGCACGGAGCTGGGCCTCGGCACCTTCGAGGCCCACCTGATCAGCTCTGCCGGCCCGCCCGCCGCCGGCACCACCTTCTTCGACACCCAGACCGGCTTCGCCGTGCGCCGCTGGTGTCCGCCGCTGCTGGGGCTGGAGCCCCACTGCACGCCCGCCCGCTACCTGGCCCGCCGGCGCGAACTCGGGGTCGTCGAGGCCGGCAAACGCCTGCTGCGCGGCTCCCGGGTCGCCGCGTACCTGGTCGACACGGGGGTCCCCGGGGACCTCACCGGGCCCAAGGAACTCTCCCTCGCCGGTGACGCCGAGACCTTCGAGATCGTACGGCTGGAGCTGCTGGCCGAGCAGGTCGCCGACACCTCCGGAACCGTCACAGCCTTCCTCTCCAACCTCGTCGAGGCCCTCCAGCACGCCGCCGCCGGGGCCGCGGCCTTCAGCTGCGGGGCCGCCGCCGGATACCCCGCCGTGCTGGCCTTCGCCCCCGAGCCGCCCGGTCCCGGCGAGGTCCACGGGGCGGCCGGGCGGTGGCTGGCCCGCCGGGCCAAGGGCGAGGCCGTACGCGACCCCGTGCTCCTGCGGCACCTGCTGTGGAGCGCGGTGGCGTCCGGGCTGCCGATCCAGCTGCACACGGGCGCGGGGGAGCCGGCGGAGTACCCGGGGCGGGCCGATCCGGCCCTGCTGACGGACTTCGTACGGGCCACCGCGGGCCTCGGGACCCGGCTCGTGCTGCTCGGCGGCTATCCGTACCACCGCCACTCGGCGCGACTGGCGTCCGCCTTCCCCCACGTGTACGCCGACCTGGGCGCCGTCCTCTCGCAGACCGGGGCGCGGGCGGCGACGGTACTGGCCGAACTGCTGGAGACCGCCCCCTTCGGGAAGCTGATGTTCTCCAGCGGCGGTCGCCGACTGCCCGAGCTGCACGCCGTCGGCGCCCTGGTCTTCCGGCAGGCGATCCAGGACGTGCTCGGTGGCTGGGTCGCCGACGGGTCCTGGTCCCGGCGGGACGCGGACCGGGTCGCGGCCATGATCGCGGCGGGGAACGCCCGGCGCGTCTACCGACTGGACGAACGCGCCTGA
- a CDS encoding heme o synthase: MTAVESRPAAVLGTSPGHRPFGARAMAFVALTKPRIIELLLITTVPVMFLAEGSVPSLWLVLATCFGGYLSAGGANALNMYIDRDIDALMDRTAQRPLVTGMVSPRECLAFGLGLAVVSTLFLGLLVNWLSAALSLGALLFYVVVYTMLLKRRTSQNIVWGGIAGCMPVLIGWSAVKNEVSWAAIILFLVIFFWTPPHYWPLSMKVKDDYARAGVPMLPVVAGNKVVARQIVLYSWVMVAVSLLLTPLGYTGWFYTTVALVAGGWWLWEAHALNARAKSGVTGAKLKEMRLFHWSITYVSLLFVAVAVDPFLK; the protein is encoded by the coding sequence GTGACGGCCGTCGAATCCCGTCCAGCGGCGGTGCTCGGGACGAGCCCCGGTCACCGGCCGTTCGGGGCCAGGGCCATGGCATTCGTGGCTTTGACCAAGCCTCGGATCATCGAACTTCTGCTGATCACCACAGTGCCGGTGATGTTCCTGGCCGAGGGGAGCGTTCCCTCCCTCTGGCTGGTTCTCGCGACCTGCTTCGGCGGTTACCTCTCGGCCGGTGGCGCGAACGCGCTGAACATGTACATCGACCGCGACATCGACGCGTTGATGGACCGCACCGCGCAGCGGCCGCTGGTGACCGGCATGGTGAGCCCGCGCGAGTGCCTGGCCTTCGGCCTCGGCCTCGCGGTGGTCTCCACCCTCTTCTTGGGGCTCCTCGTCAACTGGCTGTCCGCGGCCCTGTCGCTCGGCGCGCTCCTCTTCTACGTCGTGGTCTACACGATGCTGTTGAAGCGGCGCACCTCGCAGAACATCGTCTGGGGCGGCATCGCCGGTTGCATGCCGGTGCTCATCGGCTGGTCCGCGGTGAAGAACGAGGTCTCCTGGGCCGCGATCATCCTGTTCCTCGTCATCTTCTTCTGGACGCCGCCGCACTACTGGCCGCTGTCCATGAAGGTGAAGGACGACTACGCGCGGGCCGGCGTGCCGATGCTGCCGGTCGTGGCGGGCAACAAGGTCGTGGCGCGCCAGATCGTCCTCTACAGCTGGGTGATGGTGGCGGTCTCGCTGCTGCTGACCCCGCTCGGCTACACCGGCTGGTTCTACACGACGGTGGCGCTGGTGGCCGGCGGTTGGTGGCTGTGGGAGGCGCACGCGCTGAACGCGCGCGCCAAGTCGGGCGTGACGGGCGCGAAGCTGAAGGAGATGCGACTGTTCCACTGGTCGATCACCTATGTGTCGCTGCTCTTCGTCGCCGTCGCCGTGGATCCCTTCCTCAAGTGA
- the tkt gene encoding transketolase: protein MSTKPTTTELEWTELDQRAVDTARILAADAVQKVGNGHPGTAMSLAPAAYTLFQKVMRHDPADPEWVGRDRFVLSAGHSSLTLYTQLYLAGFGLELADLEAFRTWGSKTPGHPEYGHTKGVETTTGPLGQGVANAVGMAMAARYERGLFDPEAAPGTSPFDHMIYAIAGDGCLQEGISHEASSLAGHQKLGNLVLLWDDNHISIEGDTETAVSEDTLARYEAYGWHVQRVAPQESGDLDPKALFDALEAAKAETGRPSFIAMRSIIAWPAPHAQNTEAAHGSALGADEVAATKRVLGFDPEKSFDVADEVLAHTREALDRGREVKAAWEKDFSAWRTSNPERAAEFDRINANELPAGWEEKLPVFEAGKGVATRAASGKVLEALGAVIPELWGGSADLAGSNNTTIDKNSSFLPVGNPLPGAKPYGRTIHFGIREHAMAAAMNGIALHGHTRVYGGTFLTFSDYMRNAVRLSALMHVPVTYVWTHDSVGLGEDGPTHQPVEHVASLRAIPGLNVVRPADANETVVAWREILRRHTKVFGKGAPHGLALTRQGVPTYELNENTAKGGYVLLDAEGGEPQVILIGTGSEVQLAVGAREALQAEGIPTRVVSMPSVEWFEEQDQAYKDSVLPPAVKARVAVEAGIGLTWHRYVGDAGRIVSLEHFGASADGALLFREFGLTAEAVTAAAQASLSETGGIAAAAR from the coding sequence GTGAGCACCAAGCCGACCACCACAGAGCTCGAGTGGACCGAACTGGACCAGCGGGCCGTCGACACCGCCCGCATCCTGGCCGCCGACGCGGTACAGAAGGTCGGGAACGGCCACCCCGGTACGGCGATGAGCCTGGCCCCCGCCGCGTACACCCTTTTCCAGAAGGTCATGCGGCACGACCCCGCCGATCCCGAGTGGGTCGGGCGTGACCGCTTCGTGCTCTCCGCAGGGCACTCGTCCCTGACCCTCTACACCCAGCTCTACCTGGCCGGTTTCGGCCTGGAGCTGGCTGACCTGGAGGCGTTCCGCACCTGGGGCTCCAAGACCCCCGGTCACCCGGAGTACGGACACACCAAGGGCGTCGAGACGACCACCGGCCCGCTGGGCCAGGGCGTCGCCAACGCGGTGGGCATGGCCATGGCCGCCCGCTACGAGCGCGGTCTGTTCGACCCCGAGGCCGCCCCGGGCACCTCCCCGTTCGATCACATGATCTACGCCATCGCCGGCGACGGCTGCCTCCAGGAGGGCATCTCGCACGAGGCGTCCTCGCTGGCCGGCCACCAGAAGCTCGGCAACCTCGTGCTGCTGTGGGACGACAACCACATCTCCATCGAGGGCGACACGGAGACGGCCGTCTCCGAGGACACCCTCGCGCGCTACGAGGCCTACGGCTGGCACGTCCAGCGCGTCGCCCCGCAGGAGAGCGGCGACCTGGACCCGAAGGCGCTGTTCGACGCGCTGGAGGCCGCCAAGGCCGAGACCGGGCGCCCGTCCTTCATCGCCATGCGCTCGATCATCGCCTGGCCCGCCCCGCACGCCCAGAACACCGAGGCCGCGCACGGCTCGGCGCTCGGCGCCGACGAGGTCGCGGCCACCAAGCGCGTCCTCGGCTTCGACCCGGAGAAGAGCTTCGACGTCGCCGACGAGGTCCTCGCCCACACGCGCGAGGCGCTCGACCGGGGCCGCGAGGTCAAGGCCGCGTGGGAGAAGGACTTCTCCGCCTGGCGCACCTCCAACCCGGAGCGCGCGGCCGAGTTCGACCGCATCAACGCCAACGAGCTGCCCGCGGGCTGGGAGGAGAAGCTCCCCGTCTTCGAGGCCGGCAAGGGCGTCGCCACCCGCGCCGCGTCCGGCAAGGTCCTGGAGGCCCTCGGCGCGGTCATCCCGGAGCTGTGGGGCGGCTCGGCCGACCTGGCCGGCTCCAACAACACCACCATCGACAAGAACTCCTCGTTCCTGCCGGTGGGCAACCCGCTCCCGGGCGCGAAGCCGTACGGCCGCACCATCCACTTCGGCATCCGCGAGCACGCCATGGCCGCGGCCATGAACGGCATCGCGCTGCACGGCCACACCCGTGTCTACGGCGGCACGTTCCTCACGTTCTCCGACTACATGCGCAACGCGGTCCGCCTCTCCGCGCTGATGCACGTGCCGGTCACCTACGTGTGGACGCACGACTCCGTCGGCCTCGGCGAGGACGGCCCGACCCACCAGCCGGTCGAGCACGTCGCCTCGCTGCGCGCCATCCCGGGCCTGAACGTGGTCCGCCCGGCGGACGCGAACGAGACCGTCGTCGCCTGGCGCGAGATCCTCCGTCGCCACACCAAGGTGTTCGGCAAGGGTGCCCCGCACGGTCTGGCGCTGACCCGCCAGGGCGTGCCCACCTACGAGCTCAACGAGAACACCGCCAAGGGCGGGTACGTCCTCCTCGACGCCGAGGGCGGCGAGCCGCAGGTGATCCTCATCGGCACCGGCTCCGAGGTCCAGCTCGCCGTCGGCGCCCGCGAGGCGCTCCAGGCCGAGGGCATCCCGACCCGCGTGGTCTCGATGCCGTCCGTCGAGTGGTTCGAGGAGCAGGACCAGGCGTACAAGGACAGCGTCCTGCCGCCCGCCGTCAAGGCGCGCGTCGCCGTCGAGGCCGGCATCGGTCTGACCTGGCACCGCTACGTCGGCGACGCGGGCCGGATCGTGTCGCTGGAGCACTTCGGTGCCTCCGCCGACGGCGCCCTGCTGTTCCGCGAGTTCGGTCTGACGGCCGAGGCCGTGACCGCCGCCGCCCAGGCCTCCCTCAGCGAAACGGGCGGCATCGCCGCCGCCGCGCGCTGA
- the tal gene encoding transaldolase: MTDALKRLSDEGVAIWLDDLSRKRITSGNLAELIDQQHVVGVTTNPSIFQKAISSGDGYEQQLADLAARKVTVEEAIRMITTADVRDAADILRPVFDATEGQDGRVSIEVDPRLAHNTRATVAEAKQLAWLVDRPNTLIKIPATKAGLPAITEVIGRGISVNVTLIFSLERYREVMEAYLAGLEKAKAAGLDLAKIHSVASFFVSRVDTEIDKRLDHLGTDEAKALKGKAALANARLAYEAFEEVFAGERWAALDKAHANKQRPLWASTGVKDPAYKDTLYVVDLVAPGTVNTMPEATMEATADHGEVTGDTIRGTYEQSRAELDAVAKLGISYDDVVQLLEDEGVEKFAASWNDLLKSTEAELVRLAPTEA; this comes from the coding sequence ATGACAGACGCACTCAAGCGCCTCTCCGACGAGGGCGTGGCGATCTGGCTGGACGACCTGTCCCGCAAGCGCATCACGTCCGGCAACCTCGCCGAGCTCATCGACCAGCAGCACGTGGTCGGTGTCACCACCAACCCGTCGATCTTCCAGAAGGCGATCAGCAGCGGCGACGGTTACGAGCAGCAGCTCGCCGACCTCGCGGCCCGCAAGGTCACCGTCGAAGAGGCGATCCGCATGATCACGACGGCGGACGTCCGCGACGCCGCCGACATCCTGCGCCCCGTCTTCGACGCCACGGAGGGTCAGGACGGCCGGGTCTCGATCGAGGTCGACCCCCGTCTCGCCCACAACACCAGGGCGACCGTCGCCGAGGCCAAGCAGCTCGCCTGGCTGGTGGACCGCCCGAACACGCTCATCAAGATCCCGGCGACCAAGGCCGGCCTGCCGGCGATCACCGAGGTCATCGGCCGGGGCATCAGCGTCAACGTCACGCTGATCTTCTCGCTGGAGCGCTACCGCGAGGTCATGGAGGCGTACCTGGCGGGTCTGGAGAAGGCCAAGGCCGCCGGCCTGGACCTCGCCAAGATCCACTCGGTCGCCTCGTTCTTCGTGTCCCGCGTGGACACCGAGATCGACAAGCGTCTCGACCACCTCGGCACCGACGAGGCCAAGGCCCTGAAGGGCAAGGCGGCCCTCGCCAACGCCCGTCTGGCGTACGAGGCCTTCGAGGAGGTCTTCGCCGGTGAGCGCTGGGCCGCCCTGGACAAGGCGCACGCGAACAAGCAGCGTCCGCTGTGGGCCTCGACCGGCGTCAAGGACCCGGCCTACAAGGACACCCTGTACGTGGTGGACCTGGTCGCCCCCGGCACCGTGAACACCATGCCGGAAGCCACCATGGAGGCCACCGCCGACCACGGCGAGGTCACCGGCGACACCATCCGCGGCACCTACGAGCAGTCGCGCGCCGAGCTCGACGCGGTCGCGAAGCTGGGCATCTCGTACGACGATGTCGTTCAGCTGCTGGAAGACGAGGGCGTCGAGAAGTTCGCGGCGTCCTGGAACGACCTGCTGAAGTCGACCGAGGCGGAACTCGTGCGCCTTGCCCCCACGGAGGCCTGA
- the zwf gene encoding glucose-6-phosphate dehydrogenase yields MSVNGANPLRDAQDRRLPRIAGPSGLVIFGVTGDLSRKKLMPAVYDLANRGLLPPGFSLIGFARREWQDEDFAQEVHDAVKEHSRTPFREEVWQQLVQGCRFVQGDFDDDAAFETLKATIEELDKAQGTGGNFAFYLSVPPKFFPKVVQQLKDHGLAQKEGSWRRAVIEKPFGHDLKSAEELNKVVHEVFPRDEVFRIDHYLGKETVQNILALRFANTMFEPIWNRSYVDHVQITMAEDIGIGGRAGYYDGIGAARDVIQNHLLQLLALTAMEEPGSFHPKALVAEKLKVLTAVELPEDLGKHTVRGQYSAAWQGGEKVVGYLEEDGIDPKSKTDTYAAIRLEINNRRWAGVPFYLRTGKRLGRRVTEIAVVFKRAPYLPFESGATEELGQNALVIRVQPDEGVTVRFGSKVPGTSMEVRDVTMDFAYGESFTESSPEAYERLILDVLLGDANLFPRHQEVELSWNILDPIEQYWDKHGKPAQYPAGTWGPVEADEMLARDGRSWRRP; encoded by the coding sequence TTGTCTGTGAACGGAGCGAACCCGCTTCGTGACGCACAGGACCGGCGGCTCCCGCGCATCGCGGGGCCGTCCGGCCTGGTCATTTTCGGCGTTACGGGTGACCTGTCGCGCAAGAAGCTGATGCCCGCCGTCTACGACCTCGCCAACCGCGGCCTGCTCCCGCCGGGCTTCTCGCTCATCGGGTTCGCCCGGCGCGAGTGGCAGGACGAGGACTTCGCCCAGGAGGTGCACGACGCGGTCAAGGAGCACTCGCGCACCCCCTTCCGTGAGGAGGTGTGGCAGCAGCTCGTCCAGGGCTGCCGCTTCGTCCAGGGCGACTTCGACGACGACGCGGCCTTCGAGACGCTCAAGGCCACGATCGAGGAACTCGACAAGGCCCAGGGCACCGGCGGAAACTTCGCCTTCTACCTCTCGGTCCCGCCGAAGTTCTTCCCCAAGGTGGTCCAGCAGCTCAAGGACCACGGTCTGGCGCAGAAGGAAGGCTCGTGGCGGCGCGCCGTCATCGAGAAGCCCTTCGGCCACGACCTGAAGAGCGCGGAAGAGCTCAACAAGGTCGTCCACGAGGTCTTCCCCCGTGACGAGGTCTTCCGGATCGACCACTACCTCGGCAAGGAGACCGTCCAGAACATCCTGGCGCTCCGCTTCGCCAACACCATGTTCGAGCCGATCTGGAACCGGTCGTACGTCGACCACGTGCAGATCACCATGGCGGAGGACATCGGCATCGGCGGCCGGGCCGGATACTACGACGGCATCGGCGCGGCCCGTGACGTCATCCAGAACCACCTGCTCCAGCTGCTGGCGCTCACCGCGATGGAGGAGCCCGGCTCCTTCCACCCGAAGGCGCTGGTGGCGGAGAAGCTCAAGGTGCTGACCGCCGTGGAGCTGCCCGAGGACCTGGGCAAGCACACCGTGCGCGGCCAGTACTCGGCGGCCTGGCAGGGCGGCGAGAAGGTCGTCGGATACCTCGAAGAGGACGGCATCGACCCCAAGTCGAAGACCGACACCTACGCGGCCATCCGTCTGGAGATCAACAACCGTCGCTGGGCGGGCGTCCCGTTCTACCTGCGGACCGGCAAGCGCCTGGGCCGTCGGGTGACCGAGATCGCGGTGGTCTTCAAGCGGGCCCCGTACCTCCCGTTCGAGTCGGGCGCGACCGAGGAGCTGGGGCAGAACGCCCTGGTCATCCGGGTCCAGCCGGACGAGGGCGTGACGGTCCGCTTCGGCTCCAAGGTGCCCGGCACCTCCATGGAGGTCCGGGACGTCACGATGGACTTCGCCTACGGCGAGTCCTTCACGGAGTCCAGCCCCGAGGCGTACGAGCGGCTGATCCTCGACGTCCTGCTGGGTGACGCGAACCTCTTCCCGCGTCACCAGGAGGTCGAGCTCTCCTGGAACATCCTCGACCCGATCGAGCAGTACTGGGACAAGCACGGCAAGCCCGCGCAGTACCCGGCGGGCACCTGGGGACCGGTCGAGGCGGACGAGATGCTCGCACGAGACGGACGGAGCTGGCGCCGGCCATGA
- the opcA gene encoding glucose-6-phosphate dehydrogenase assembly protein OpcA: protein MKIDLTETTSSKINAALVQARRDIGTPAIGMVLTLVIVTDEENAYDALKSANDASHEHPSRIIVVVKRISRSPRSRRDARLDAEVRVGADAGSGETVVLRMHGELVNHAQSVVLPLLLPDAPVVVWWPEGAPASLAGDPLGSLGQRRITDTYASESPIAALGSRAEAYAPGDTDLSWTRITPWRSMLAAALDQQSRVSVVSATVEGEDDNPSCELLAMWLADRLGVPVKRTHSTGPGLTAVRLETTDGVIVLDRADGALATLCMPGQPDRAVALKRRDTAELLAEELRRLDPDNTYEASLKFGVDRLDAKKAAPAGTSEASAGEADDPAAKAEAPAKPAAKAPAKKAPAKK, encoded by the coding sequence ATGAAGATCGACCTTACGGAGACCACCTCCAGCAAGATCAACGCCGCGTTGGTGCAGGCACGCCGGGACATCGGCACGCCGGCCATCGGCATGGTCCTCACGCTGGTGATCGTGACCGACGAGGAGAACGCGTACGACGCGCTCAAGTCGGCGAACGACGCATCCCACGAGCACCCCTCGCGGATCATCGTCGTGGTCAAGCGGATCAGCCGCTCGCCGCGCAGTCGCCGCGACGCCCGTCTCGACGCGGAAGTCCGTGTCGGGGCGGACGCCGGCTCCGGCGAGACGGTCGTGCTCCGCATGCACGGAGAACTGGTCAACCACGCCCAGTCGGTGGTTCTCCCGCTCCTGCTGCCCGACGCCCCCGTGGTGGTCTGGTGGCCGGAGGGCGCTCCCGCGAGCCTGGCGGGCGACCCGCTGGGCTCGCTGGGACAGCGCCGGATCACGGACACGTACGCCTCGGAGAGCCCGATCGCCGCACTCGGCAGCCGGGCCGAGGCGTACGCGCCGGGTGACACGGACCTGTCCTGGACCCGGATCACCCCGTGGCGTTCGATGCTGGCCGCGGCGCTCGACCAGCAGAGTCGCGTCTCCGTCGTCTCGGCCACCGTCGAGGGCGAGGACGACAACCCGAGCTGCGAGCTGCTGGCCATGTGGCTGGCGGACCGTCTGGGCGTACCGGTCAAGCGCACCCACTCCACCGGCCCCGGCCTCACGGCCGTCCGGCTGGAGACCACGGACGGCGTGATCGTCCTGGACCGGGCGGACGGGGCCCTGGCGACGCTGTGCATGCCGGGTCAGCCCGACCGCGCGGTGGCGCTCAAGCGTCGTGACACGGCCGAGCTGCTGGCGGAGGAACTGCGCCGGCTGGACCCGGACAACACGTACGAGGCCTCGCTGAAGTTCGGCGTGGACCGGCTGGACGCGAAGAAGGCCGCCCCGGCCGGCACGTCCGAGGCTTCCGCCGGCGAGGCGGACGACCCCGCGGCCAAGGCCGAGGCGCCCGCGAAGCCGGCGGCCAAGGCCCCGGCCAAGAAGGCCCCGGCCAAGAAGTGA
- the pgl gene encoding 6-phosphogluconolactonase, giving the protein MTTPQVVVHRDKELMAQAAAARLITKIVDAQAARGSASVVLTGGRNGNGLLAALAAAPARDAIDWSRLDLWWGDERYVPADDPERNHVQAREALLDAVPVDPARVHVMPASDGPYGADVDAAAAAYAAELARAAGPEDHGPVPRFDVLMLGVGPDTHVASLFPEHPASRETERTVVGVHGAPKPPPTRVSLTLPAIRAAREVWLLAAGEDKAGAVALALGGAGDVQAPAAAAYGRSRTLWLLDRAAAAKLPSDMYPPASA; this is encoded by the coding sequence ATGACGACTCCCCAGGTCGTCGTCCACCGGGACAAGGAGCTGATGGCCCAGGCCGCGGCGGCCCGGCTCATCACGAAGATCGTGGACGCGCAGGCGGCCCGCGGCAGCGCCTCGGTGGTGCTGACCGGCGGCCGCAACGGCAACGGTCTGCTCGCGGCGCTCGCGGCCGCTCCGGCCCGGGACGCGATCGACTGGTCGCGGCTGGACCTGTGGTGGGGCGACGAGCGGTACGTCCCCGCCGACGACCCCGAACGCAATCACGTCCAGGCCCGCGAGGCGCTCCTGGACGCCGTGCCGGTCGATCCGGCTCGCGTCCACGTCATGCCGGCCTCGGACGGCCCGTACGGGGCGGACGTCGACGCCGCCGCGGCGGCGTACGCGGCGGAACTCGCGCGGGCGGCGGGTCCGGAGGACCACGGCCCGGTCCCCCGCTTCGACGTGCTGATGCTGGGCGTCGGCCCGGACACGCACGTGGCGTCGCTGTTCCCGGAGCACCCGGCGTCCCGCGAGACCGAGCGCACCGTGGTCGGTGTGCACGGCGCCCCGAAGCCGCCGCCGACCCGGGTCTCGCTGACCCTTCCGGCGATCCGGGCGGCCCGCGAGGTCTGGCTGCTGGCGGCGGGCGAGGACAAGGCGGGCGCGGTGGCGCTCGCGCTCGGCGGCGCGGGCGACGTCCAGGCCCCGGCGGCGGCGGCCTACGGTCGCAGCCGCACCCTGTGGCTCCTGGACCGCGCGGCGGCGGCCAAGCTGCCGTCGGACATGTACCCGCCGGCGTCGGCCTGA